The following are encoded together in the Proteiniphilum saccharofermentans genome:
- the rplA gene encoding 50S ribosomal protein L1: MGKLTKNQKLALSKIEEGKTYSLKEAAALVKEITTTKFDASVDIDVRLGVDPRKANQMVRGVVSLPHGTGKQVRVLVLCSPEAEAAAKEAGADYVGLDEYIEKIKGGWTDVDVIITQPQIMGKIGALGRILGPRGLMPNPKSGTVTPDVAKAVNEVKQGKIDFKVDKAGIIHTSIGKVSFTPEQIRDNAKEFIQTLIKLKPTAAKGTYIKSIYLSSTMSPGIKVDTKSADESN, translated from the coding sequence ATGGGTAAACTGACAAAAAATCAAAAGTTGGCTTTAAGCAAGATTGAAGAGGGAAAGACCTATTCACTAAAAGAAGCTGCAGCACTGGTGAAGGAAATTACCACCACCAAGTTCGATGCTTCTGTAGATATCGATGTACGCCTCGGCGTAGATCCGCGTAAAGCTAACCAGATGGTGAGAGGGGTTGTATCCCTTCCTCACGGAACAGGTAAACAAGTAAGAGTTCTTGTATTGTGCTCTCCAGAAGCTGAAGCCGCTGCCAAAGAGGCCGGCGCAGACTATGTGGGACTCGATGAATATATCGAAAAGATTAAAGGTGGTTGGACCGATGTGGATGTAATCATCACACAACCGCAGATCATGGGTAAGATTGGTGCCCTCGGCCGTATTTTAGGGCCACGGGGACTGATGCCAAATCCCAAGAGCGGTACTGTTACCCCCGACGTGGCGAAAGCCGTGAACGAGGTAAAACAAGGGAAAATCGACTTTAAGGTAGACAAAGCCGGTATTATTCACACCTCTATTGGAAAAGTATCTTTCACGCCCGAACAGATTCGAGACAACGCAAAAGAATTTATCCAAACGTTGATCAAATTAAAACCGACCGCGGCAAAAGGTACCTATATCAAGAGTATTTATCTTTCCAGTACGATGAGTCCGGGTATTAAAGTGGACACCAAATCGGCAGATGAATCCAACTAA
- the rplJ gene encoding 50S ribosomal protein L10 has translation MKKEDKKQIIEQIAANLQEYENFYLTDIATLNAAKTSNLRRECSKQGIKLVVVKNTLLQKAFESLDRDYSELYPILKGNTAIMFSNVANSPAKLIDKYKADKIPALKGAYVQESFFVGADTLQNLVNIKSKTELIGDVIALLQSPAKNVISALQSGGNTIHGVLKTLSER, from the coding sequence ATGAAAAAGGAAGATAAAAAACAGATAATAGAGCAGATAGCCGCTAATCTCCAGGAGTATGAAAACTTCTACCTTACTGACATCGCTACACTCAATGCAGCGAAGACAAGTAACTTAAGAAGGGAGTGTTCCAAACAGGGGATCAAGCTGGTAGTGGTGAAGAATACCCTTTTGCAGAAAGCATTCGAATCGCTCGACAGGGATTATAGTGAACTGTATCCTATTTTGAAGGGAAATACAGCCATTATGTTCTCCAACGTGGCGAATTCTCCGGCCAAGCTTATTGATAAATACAAAGCCGATAAAATTCCGGCTTTGAAAGGTGCTTACGTGCAAGAAAGCTTCTTCGTTGGAGCAGATACCTTGCAAAATTTGGTGAACATCAAGAGCAAGACGGAGTTGATCGGAGATGTGATCGCACTGTTGCAATCACCTGCAAAGAACGTTATTTCCGCACTTCAATCCGGTGGCAACACTATCCACGGAGTATTGAAAACATTGTCGGAAAGATAA
- the rplL gene encoding 50S ribosomal protein L7/L12, translating to MADLKKFAEDLVNLTVKEVNELAEILKTEYGIEPAAAAVAVAAGPAAAGEAAVEEKTEFDVILKSAGAAKLAVVKAVKELTGLGLKEAKDLVDGAPSELKKGVTKDEADALKKQLEEAGAEVELK from the coding sequence ATGGCAGACTTAAAAAAATTTGCTGAAGACTTGGTTAACCTGACTGTAAAAGAGGTTAATGAACTGGCTGAAATTTTAAAAACCGAATACGGTATTGAACCGGCAGCCGCAGCTGTTGCCGTTGCTGCAGGCCCCGCCGCAGCTGGTGAAGCCGCTGTAGAGGAAAAAACAGAATTCGATGTAATCCTCAAGAGCGCAGGTGCAGCAAAATTAGCTGTAGTTAAAGCAGTTAAAGAACTCACCGGACTTGGTTTGAAAGAAGCCAAAGACTTGGTAGACGGAGCTCCCAGCGAATTGAAAAAAGGTGTAACAAAAGACGAAGCAGACGCTTTGAAAAAACAACTTGAAGAGGCTGGAGCAGAAGTTGAACTTAAATAA
- the rpoB gene encoding DNA-directed RNA polymerase subunit beta yields the protein MSSNNANQRINFASIKNPLDFPDFLEVQLKSFQDFLQLDAPPESRKNEGLYKVFTENFPIADTRNNFVLEFLDYYVDPPRYTIDECIDRGLTYSVPLKAKLYLYCTDPDHEDFTPVIQDVYLGTIPYMTEKGTFVINGAERVIVSQLHRSPGVFFGQSLHANGTVLYSARIIPFKGSWIEFATDINNVMYAYIDRKKKLPVTTLLRAIGFESDKDILEIFDLAEEVKVNKANLKKVLGRKLAARVLKSWMEDFVDEDTGEVTSIERNEVIIERETVLEQEHIDDILESGVASILLHKETANTSDYSIIYNTLQKDPSNTEIDAIRHIYRQLRSAEPADDASAREVINNLFFSEKRYDLGDVGRYRINKKLNLDIDVDTRVLTKEDMIEIIKYLIELVNSKAVVDDIDHLSNRRVRTVGEQLYTQFGVGLNRMARIIRERMNVRDNEVFTPIDLINAKTISSVINTFFGTNALSQFMDQTNPLAEITHKRRLSALGPGGLSRERAGFEVRDVHFTHYGRLCPIETPEGPNIGLISSLCVYAKINDLGFIETPYRKVENAVVNINNDEVIYLAAEEEEDKLIAQGNAPLDDKGHFINPRVKARQDADYPVIAPEEVELMDVSPMQIASIAASLIPFLEHDDANRALMGSNMMRQAVPLMRTESPIVGTGIEGQVIKDSRTQIMAEGSGEILYVDANTIKIKYDRTEEEEFTSFEDAVKIYNIPKFRKTNQNTTVDLRPICKVGQKVRAGEILTEGYATQNGELALGRNLKVAFMPWKGYNFEDAIVLNERLVSEDIFTSIHVEEFSLEVRETKRGMEELTSDIPNVSEEATKDLDERGIVRVGARIKPGDILIGKITPKGESDPSPEEKLLRAIFGDKAGDVKDASLKASPSLKGVVIHTNLFSKASKKGKTKLSSKALLPKLDEEYELKMEELKKVLINKLLALTEGRTSVGVKDYTNMDIVPKGAKFTHKVLAEIDYQSIQLNKWTADAQKNEQIRTTVINYLHRYKELDAELKRKRFDFTIGDELPSGIMQIAKVYVAKKRKIQVGDKMAGRHGNKGIVSRIVRQEDMPFLADGTPVDIVLNPLGVPSRMNLGQIFETVLGWAGQELGVKFATPIFDGASLDDLNTWTDKAKVPAYGKSYLYDGGTGERFDQPATVGIIYMLKLGHMVEDKMHARSIGPYSLITQQPLGGKAQFGGQRFGEMEVWALEAFGAAHILQEILTVKSDDVVGRSKAYEAIVKGEPMPQTGIPESLNVLLHELRGLGLNVSLD from the coding sequence ATGTCTTCAAATAACGCCAATCAAAGAATCAATTTCGCGTCGATTAAAAATCCGCTTGATTTTCCCGATTTTCTGGAGGTACAGTTAAAATCGTTTCAGGATTTCCTTCAACTCGACGCCCCCCCCGAAAGTAGAAAGAATGAAGGATTGTATAAGGTTTTCACGGAGAATTTCCCCATTGCAGATACCCGAAACAACTTCGTCCTTGAATTTTTAGATTACTATGTTGATCCTCCGCGCTATACCATCGACGAGTGTATAGACAGAGGGCTCACCTACAGTGTCCCGCTGAAGGCAAAGTTGTATCTATATTGTACCGATCCCGACCACGAAGATTTTACTCCTGTCATCCAGGATGTATATCTCGGTACTATTCCCTATATGACCGAAAAAGGTACGTTCGTCATCAACGGCGCCGAGCGCGTAATTGTTTCACAATTGCACCGCTCTCCCGGCGTATTCTTCGGCCAGAGCCTCCACGCGAACGGTACAGTGCTTTATTCTGCCCGTATCATTCCGTTCAAGGGATCATGGATTGAATTCGCCACGGACATCAATAATGTGATGTATGCCTATATCGACCGGAAAAAGAAATTACCGGTCACCACACTGCTACGTGCCATAGGCTTCGAAAGCGACAAGGATATCCTTGAGATCTTTGACCTGGCTGAAGAGGTAAAAGTGAATAAAGCAAACCTCAAAAAAGTGCTGGGGCGCAAGTTAGCCGCCCGCGTACTGAAATCATGGATGGAAGATTTTGTCGATGAAGATACGGGTGAGGTAACCTCCATCGAAAGGAACGAGGTGATCATTGAGCGTGAAACTGTGCTGGAACAGGAGCATATCGACGATATCCTTGAATCGGGTGTCGCCTCTATCCTTTTGCACAAAGAAACGGCCAACACCTCCGACTATTCCATTATTTACAATACATTACAGAAAGACCCGAGTAATACGGAGATCGATGCCATCCGTCACATCTACCGTCAGCTGAGAAGTGCGGAACCGGCCGATGACGCCAGTGCACGGGAGGTAATCAACAATCTCTTTTTCTCGGAGAAAAGATATGACCTGGGCGACGTAGGCCGCTACAGGATCAACAAAAAACTGAATCTCGATATCGATGTCGATACACGTGTCCTCACCAAAGAAGACATGATTGAGATCATCAAATACCTTATCGAGCTTGTCAACTCCAAAGCCGTGGTGGACGATATCGACCACCTCAGTAACCGGCGTGTACGCACGGTAGGGGAACAGTTGTATACCCAGTTTGGAGTAGGTCTGAACCGTATGGCACGTATCATCCGTGAAAGAATGAATGTGCGTGACAACGAAGTTTTCACCCCGATCGACCTGATCAACGCGAAAACCATTTCGTCGGTCATCAATACATTTTTTGGGACCAATGCATTGTCGCAGTTCATGGACCAGACCAACCCGCTGGCTGAGATCACCCATAAACGCCGTCTCTCGGCGCTCGGACCGGGTGGACTTTCGCGTGAGCGTGCCGGATTTGAGGTACGCGACGTGCACTTCACCCACTACGGCCGTCTTTGTCCGATAGAAACACCTGAAGGACCGAATATCGGGCTTATCTCCTCGCTCTGTGTCTACGCAAAGATCAACGATCTTGGATTTATAGAAACGCCTTACCGCAAGGTAGAGAACGCAGTGGTGAATATCAACAACGACGAAGTCATCTATCTTGCCGCCGAAGAGGAGGAAGACAAGCTGATCGCGCAGGGAAATGCACCACTCGACGACAAGGGCCACTTCATCAACCCGCGTGTGAAAGCAAGACAGGATGCCGACTATCCCGTGATCGCCCCGGAAGAGGTGGAACTGATGGATGTATCGCCTATGCAGATTGCTTCTATTGCCGCATCGTTGATTCCGTTCCTTGAGCATGACGATGCCAACCGTGCATTGATGGGATCGAACATGATGCGCCAGGCCGTTCCGTTGATGAGAACCGAATCGCCTATCGTAGGTACAGGTATCGAAGGACAGGTTATCAAAGACTCGCGTACCCAGATCATGGCCGAGGGAAGCGGAGAGATCCTCTATGTAGATGCCAACACCATTAAAATAAAATATGACCGGACTGAGGAAGAGGAATTCACCAGTTTCGAGGATGCCGTAAAGATTTACAACATCCCAAAATTCCGGAAGACCAACCAGAATACCACTGTCGACCTTCGTCCTATATGTAAAGTGGGACAAAAGGTGAGAGCAGGCGAAATCCTTACCGAAGGATACGCCACGCAAAACGGAGAACTGGCACTGGGCCGCAACCTGAAAGTGGCATTCATGCCGTGGAAAGGTTACAACTTCGAGGATGCCATTGTATTGAACGAACGGCTGGTAAGTGAAGATATTTTCACCTCTATCCATGTGGAAGAATTCTCGCTTGAGGTACGTGAAACCAAGCGTGGGATGGAAGAACTTACTTCCGACATTCCCAACGTAAGTGAAGAGGCTACCAAAGACCTTGATGAAAGGGGGATTGTCCGTGTGGGAGCACGCATCAAACCGGGAGATATCCTGATCGGTAAGATTACCCCGAAAGGTGAATCCGATCCCTCACCCGAAGAAAAATTGCTCCGCGCTATCTTTGGTGACAAGGCGGGTGATGTGAAAGATGCCTCACTGAAAGCATCTCCTTCGCTCAAAGGTGTAGTTATTCATACCAACCTCTTCTCGAAAGCATCCAAGAAAGGAAAAACCAAACTTTCCAGCAAAGCGCTTCTTCCCAAACTCGACGAAGAGTATGAACTCAAAATGGAAGAGTTGAAGAAAGTGCTTATCAATAAGTTACTTGCACTCACCGAAGGCAGAACCTCTGTGGGAGTGAAAGACTATACCAATATGGATATTGTTCCCAAAGGGGCAAAATTCACACACAAGGTGCTCGCCGAGATCGATTACCAATCGATCCAATTGAACAAATGGACGGCTGATGCTCAAAAGAATGAGCAGATCCGTACTACGGTAATCAACTACCTGCACCGTTACAAGGAACTGGATGCAGAATTGAAACGGAAACGTTTCGACTTTACCATTGGTGATGAGCTTCCTTCGGGAATCATGCAGATCGCCAAAGTATATGTAGCGAAAAAGCGGAAGATACAGGTAGGAGACAAAATGGCAGGACGTCACGGTAACAAGGGTATCGTTTCCAGGATCGTACGTCAGGAAGACATGCCTTTCCTTGCCGACGGAACACCCGTAGATATCGTGCTGAACCCGCTGGGTGTGCCTTCACGTATGAACCTCGGACAGATATTCGAGACCGTACTTGGATGGGCCGGACAGGAACTGGGAGTGAAATTTGCTACTCCTATCTTCGACGGAGCATCGCTCGACGACCTGAACACCTGGACAGATAAGGCCAAGGTACCGGCATACGGTAAGAGCTATCTCTACGACGGTGGTACCGGTGAGCGTTTCGACCAACCCGCAACCGTGGGTATCATCTATATGCTCAAACTCGGCCACATGGTGGAAGACAAGATGCATGCCCGTTCTATTGGTCCCTACTCGCTTATCACACAACAGCCGTTGGGCGGTAAAGCACAGTTTGGGGGTCAACGTTTCGGAGAGATGGAGGTTTGGGCGCTCGAAGCATTCGGTGCGGCACATATCCTTCAGGAAATACTCACCGTCAAATCAGACGATGTGGTAGGCCGCTCCAAAGCGTATGAAGCCATCGTGAAAGGTGAGCCGATGCCACAGACCGGAATCCCCGAATCGTTGAACGTATTGCTCCACGAGTTGCGAGGACTGGGTCTTAACGTCAGTCTCGACTAA
- the rpoC gene encoding DNA-directed RNA polymerase subunit beta', with protein MAFRKENKIKSNFSKITIGLASPEQVLENSFGEVLKPETINYRTYKPERDGLFCERIFGPVKDYECHCGKYKRIRYKGIVCDRCGVEVTEKKVRRERTGHIHLVVPVAHIWYFRSLPNKIGYLLGIPTKKLDSIIYYERYVVIQPGALGDQVAERDLLTEDEYLQLLDTLPKENQLLEDSDPNKFIAKMGAEAILELLERINLDKLAYQLRHRASTDTSQQRKNEALKQLQVVEAFRGSKNINKPEWMIMKVIPVIPPDLRPLVPLDGGRFATSDLNDLYRRVIIRNNRLKRLIDIKAPDVILRNEKRMLQEAVDSLFDNSRKSSAIKTESNRPLKSLSDSLKGKQGRFRQNLLGKRVDYSARSVIVVGPELKMHECGLPKDMAAELYKPFIIRKLIERGIVKTVKSAKKIVDRKEPVVYDILEYVMKGHPVLLNRAPTLHRLGIQAFQPKLIEGKAIQLHPLACTAFNADFDGDQMAVHLPLGNEAILEAQLLMLASHNILNPANGAPITVPSQDMVLGLYYITKIRPGAKGEGMTFYGEEEAIIAYNEGAVDVHALVKVVVDDIDEEGNPIRKMHETSVGRVITNEAIPKEVGYINELLSKKSLRDIIGKVIKTCGVARTAQYLDDIKDLGYYMAFKGGLSFNLEDVIIPAEKEKLIAEGYAEVEQIMENYNMGFITYNERYNQIIDTWTHINSKLSNILMKQLAEDDQGFNSVYMMLDSGARGSREQIRQLSGMRGLMAKPQKSGAEGAQIIENPILANFKEGLSVLEYFISTHGARKGLADTALKTADAGYLTRRLVDVSQDVIITEEDCGTLRGLVATAIKNNDEVIASLYERILGRVSVHDVQHPNTGEIIVNAGEEITEDIAKKIEESPIERVEIRSVLTCESSHGVCAKCYGRNLATGRMVQRGEAVGVIAAQSIGEPGTQLTLRTFHVGGIASNIATENSVVTKYDGTLEFDELRYVETTDAEGKPYKVVVSRLVEMRIIDLNTKIVLLAHNVPYGSKLYFNQGDKVTKGDLICEWDPFNAVIVSEASGKIRFESFTENITYKVESDEQTGLKEKVIIESRDKTRAPSAHIVDENDDILRTYTLPLGSHIVKNEGDQIKAGDVLVKIPRAVGKAGDITGGLPRVTELFEARNPSNPAVVAEIDGEVSFGKIKRGNQEISVTSKTGEVKKYMVPLSKQILVQENDYVRAGMPLSDGAITPSDILAIKGPTAVQEYIVNEVQDVYRLQGVKINDKHFEVIVRQMMRKVEVVDPGDTRFLEQQLVDKNEMMEENDRIWGKKVIVSAGDSQLFEPGQIVTARKLRDENSSLKRRDLKPVEARDAVPATANQVLQGITRAALQTTSFMSAASFQETTKVLNDAAINGKTDTLDGLKENVICGHLIPAGTGQREFDKLVVGSREDFEKLSANKRVNLFQEATE; from the coding sequence ATGGCATTTAGAAAAGAGAACAAAATAAAGAGTAACTTCTCAAAAATTACTATTGGGCTGGCGTCGCCTGAACAGGTTCTGGAGAATTCTTTCGGCGAAGTGTTAAAACCCGAGACCATCAACTACCGCACCTATAAACCCGAACGCGACGGTCTGTTCTGTGAGCGGATTTTCGGGCCTGTAAAAGACTATGAATGTCACTGCGGAAAGTACAAACGTATCCGCTATAAAGGTATTGTCTGCGACCGATGCGGCGTGGAAGTTACCGAGAAAAAAGTACGTCGCGAACGTACAGGACATATCCATCTGGTGGTTCCGGTGGCTCACATATGGTATTTCAGGTCATTACCCAATAAAATAGGGTATCTCCTGGGAATCCCGACCAAGAAACTAGACTCCATTATCTATTATGAAAGATATGTGGTGATTCAACCCGGTGCATTGGGAGACCAGGTAGCAGAGAGGGATCTCCTTACCGAAGATGAATACCTCCAGTTGCTGGATACGCTGCCCAAAGAAAACCAATTGCTTGAGGATAGCGATCCTAACAAATTCATCGCAAAGATGGGGGCAGAAGCCATTCTCGAGTTGTTGGAGAGGATCAACCTCGATAAGCTGGCCTACCAACTCCGTCACCGTGCAAGCACTGATACCTCACAACAGCGCAAGAATGAAGCGTTGAAACAGTTGCAGGTGGTAGAAGCTTTTCGTGGATCGAAGAATATCAACAAGCCGGAATGGATGATCATGAAAGTGATCCCCGTCATTCCGCCCGACCTGCGTCCGTTGGTGCCGCTGGACGGCGGCCGTTTCGCCACTTCCGACCTCAACGACCTCTATCGTCGCGTGATTATCCGTAACAACCGACTGAAACGTCTTATCGACATCAAAGCGCCGGATGTGATCCTGCGTAACGAAAAACGTATGTTGCAGGAAGCGGTAGACTCGCTGTTCGACAACTCACGTAAGTCGAGTGCCATCAAGACCGAATCGAACCGTCCGTTGAAATCACTCTCCGACAGTCTGAAAGGGAAACAGGGGCGTTTCCGCCAGAACCTGCTCGGTAAGCGTGTGGATTACTCGGCCCGTTCGGTAATCGTCGTAGGGCCCGAACTCAAAATGCATGAATGCGGACTGCCAAAAGATATGGCGGCCGAACTCTATAAACCGTTTATCATCCGTAAGCTCATCGAGAGAGGTATCGTCAAGACCGTGAAATCTGCCAAGAAGATCGTGGACAGGAAAGAACCGGTAGTATATGATATCTTAGAGTATGTGATGAAAGGCCACCCGGTACTGCTGAACCGCGCCCCTACCCTCCACCGTCTGGGTATTCAGGCGTTCCAGCCCAAGCTGATCGAAGGTAAGGCTATTCAGTTGCACCCGCTCGCATGTACGGCATTCAACGCCGACTTCGACGGTGACCAGATGGCTGTCCACCTGCCGCTCGGCAACGAGGCAATCCTCGAAGCGCAATTGCTGATGCTCGCATCGCACAATATCCTCAACCCTGCTAATGGAGCGCCTATCACCGTGCCTTCACAGGACATGGTACTGGGATTGTATTACATTACCAAGATCCGTCCCGGCGCAAAAGGAGAAGGCATGACCTTCTACGGCGAAGAAGAAGCCATTATCGCCTATAACGAAGGTGCAGTAGATGTACATGCTTTGGTGAAAGTGGTCGTGGATGATATCGACGAAGAAGGCAATCCCATCCGGAAGATGCACGAAACCAGTGTGGGACGTGTAATCACTAACGAGGCTATTCCAAAAGAGGTAGGATATATCAACGAACTGCTTTCCAAGAAATCGCTCCGCGATATCATCGGGAAGGTGATCAAAACCTGTGGAGTAGCCCGCACGGCACAGTATCTCGACGATATCAAAGACCTCGGTTATTACATGGCATTCAAGGGGGGACTCTCGTTCAACCTTGAAGATGTGATCATCCCGGCAGAGAAAGAGAAGCTCATTGCAGAAGGATATGCCGAAGTGGAGCAGATCATGGAGAACTACAATATGGGATTCATCACCTATAACGAACGTTACAACCAGATCATCGACACCTGGACGCATATCAACTCCAAGCTTTCAAATATCCTGATGAAACAACTTGCCGAAGACGATCAGGGATTCAACTCGGTATATATGATGCTCGACTCGGGCGCCCGTGGTTCGCGCGAACAGATCCGCCAGCTGTCGGGTATGCGTGGATTGATGGCGAAACCGCAAAAGAGCGGTGCCGAAGGAGCACAGATCATCGAAAACCCCATCCTTGCGAACTTTAAAGAGGGATTGTCGGTATTGGAGTACTTTATCTCTACTCACGGTGCCCGTAAGGGTCTTGCCGATACGGCACTCAAGACTGCTGATGCCGGGTATCTCACCCGTCGTCTGGTAGACGTATCTCAGGATGTGATCATCACCGAAGAAGATTGTGGTACGTTGCGTGGCCTGGTTGCTACCGCTATCAAGAATAATGACGAGGTGATCGCCTCACTCTACGAGCGTATTTTAGGACGCGTATCGGTGCACGATGTGCAGCACCCCAACACTGGGGAGATCATTGTGAACGCAGGGGAAGAGATCACCGAAGATATAGCGAAGAAAATCGAAGAATCGCCTATTGAACGGGTAGAGATCCGTTCGGTACTCACCTGCGAATCATCGCACGGTGTCTGCGCGAAGTGTTACGGAAGAAACCTTGCTACAGGTAGAATGGTACAAAGAGGCGAAGCGGTAGGAGTTATCGCTGCCCAGTCCATCGGTGAACCGGGAACACAGCTTACGCTGCGTACGTTCCACGTGGGAGGTATCGCTTCTAACATCGCTACAGAAAACAGTGTCGTAACCAAGTACGACGGTACCCTCGAGTTCGACGAACTCCGTTACGTGGAGACCACTGATGCCGAAGGCAAGCCCTACAAAGTGGTGGTTAGCCGATTGGTGGAAATGCGTATTATAGACCTCAACACCAAAATCGTGCTGCTGGCCCACAACGTCCCCTACGGTTCGAAACTCTATTTCAACCAGGGTGACAAAGTGACGAAAGGTGATCTGATCTGCGAATGGGATCCGTTCAATGCAGTCATCGTTTCCGAAGCGTCCGGAAAGATCCGGTTCGAAAGTTTCACCGAAAATATCACCTATAAGGTTGAGTCTGATGAACAGACCGGTTTGAAGGAGAAAGTAATTATCGAATCGCGAGATAAGACCAGGGCACCATCGGCACATATCGTGGATGAAAACGACGATATCCTGCGTACCTACACCTTGCCGCTTGGATCCCACATCGTGAAGAACGAGGGAGACCAGATCAAAGCAGGTGATGTGCTGGTGAAGATCCCGCGCGCCGTAGGTAAAGCAGGTGACATTACGGGAGGTCTTCCACGTGTGACCGAGCTGTTTGAAGCCCGTAACCCGTCGAATCCTGCGGTAGTTGCCGAGATCGACGGTGAAGTATCTTTCGGCAAGATCAAACGTGGTAACCAGGAGATTTCCGTCACCTCCAAGACAGGAGAAGTGAAGAAATACATGGTACCGCTCTCCAAACAGATATTGGTACAGGAAAACGACTATGTACGTGCAGGGATGCCGCTCTCCGACGGAGCCATCACCCCGTCAGACATTCTGGCTATCAAGGGGCCGACTGCGGTACAGGAATATATCGTGAACGAAGTTCAGGATGTTTACCGTCTGCAAGGTGTGAAGATCAACGACAAGCACTTTGAAGTGATTGTACGCCAGATGATGCGTAAGGTAGAAGTAGTGGATCCGGGAGATACCCGCTTCCTCGAACAGCAACTTGTCGACAAGAACGAGATGATGGAAGAGAATGACCGCATCTGGGGCAAGAAGGTGATTGTCAGCGCCGGTGACTCGCAACTGTTCGAACCGGGACAGATTGTAACAGCTCGCAAGCTGCGTGACGAAAACAGCTCGCTGAAACGTCGCGACCTGAAACCTGTGGAAGCACGCGATGCCGTTCCCGCTACCGCCAACCAGGTGTTGCAGGGAATTACCCGCGCCGCACTCCAGACGACCAGCTTCATGTCGGCCGCATCCTTCCAGGAAACTACCAAGGTATTGAACGACGCCGCCATCAACGGCAAGACCGATACACTCGATGGTTTGAAGGAAAACGTGATCTGCGGGCATCTTATCCCTGCCGGAACCGGCCAGAGGGAATTCGACAAATTGGTAGTCGGCTCACGCGAAGACTTCGAGAAACTGAGTGCCAACAAACGTGTAAATCTGTTCCAGGAGGCTACTGAATAA
- a CDS encoding DUF6364 family protein encodes MTTKLTLNIDKDIIEYAKSYAKENNVSLSKLIENYLNSLTQKDNKQSKKVSPLVESLTGVIPSEELDERKSYRDYLAEKYT; translated from the coding sequence ATGACTACTAAACTAACATTAAACATTGATAAGGATATCATTGAATATGCGAAATCATACGCCAAAGAAAATAATGTGAGTTTATCCAAACTCATAGAAAACTATTTGAATTCTCTGACACAGAAAGATAATAAACAATCTAAAAAGGTTAGCCCACTGGTTGAAAGCCTGACGGGTGTGATTCCTTCAGAGGAACTCGACGAGCGTAAAAGTTATAGGGATTATCTGGCAGAAAAATACACCTAA
- a CDS encoding type II toxin-antitoxin system VapC family toxin: protein MENLLIDTNIVVDLLSRRENFYQEAQELFTLADENDVKLFISALTFANTHYLLLRHLSENEARKVMIKFKLLVKILPLEDKILELALASDFRDFEDAIQYHTALENKLNIIITRNKKNFKTSRIPVLTAKEFLNR, encoded by the coding sequence ATGGAGAATCTTCTAATTGATACCAATATCGTAGTCGACTTGCTAAGCAGGCGTGAGAACTTTTATCAGGAAGCACAGGAACTATTTACTCTGGCTGATGAAAATGATGTGAAGTTATTTATATCTGCACTGACTTTTGCGAACACACATTATTTGCTTTTGAGACATTTAAGTGAAAATGAAGCCCGGAAAGTGATGATAAAGTTCAAACTCCTCGTAAAAATATTACCACTTGAGGATAAAATTTTAGAACTTGCATTAGCATCCGATTTTCGCGATTTTGAAGATGCCATTCAATACCATACAGCCTTAGAGAATAAACTGAATATTATTATCACTCGGAATAAAAAAAATTTCAAAACATCCCGAATTCCAGTATTGACTGCGAAAGAGTTTTTGAACAGGTAA